AGGGAAAGGTGTTAGAGCTGCGTCGGCTTTGCAGGAGGAAGGTTTGGGTGTACGAGAGGTTCTTCTATGGGCTAGGGACCATGGCTTCGCCACTTGGAGGTCTCCTCTTATTGTCTTTCTCTTGTTTGTCATCTTGTCGGGATTGAGCGACCACATCATCTCGTTACAACTATCCTCGACGACATTCACTCTCTTTAGTCATCCTTTAATTGTTTAGCTTTTAGTTATATACCTAGAGTCTTTAATAATGTGGCTCATAGCTTTGCTTGTAAGGTTATGAGTTATAACTAGTTAGGTGTACCTTTCTTTACCGCTGCAAAAATAAAAAAAGTATTTCAGGGAAACCAGAAACATTTTGATTTTCTGTCTGAACAACCACGTTTGACGAGTAATTAACTGCCCCACATACAGGATTAGAATCATGTACTAAATCCTAGGTAgtaccaaaacggacacggacacgtgatGCGATATCTCTTGAAATTTAAGACACGGAacacgctatttaaatttaataaaaaaacatattttatggttgtaaataacgtatgattttatttttgtaatgtatttgatTCAAAATTTAATGTATTTGATACTAAATTTAGGTAAATGAAGATAAATTTCGACCTTAACTATAACTAATTCTAATTTCGCACCCAAACcaatcttctaatcaatctcttttgagAATTTATTCCTCGTGTAAACTAGAGTAACATGATTAGTCGTGTTTCCGACGAGTGTCGGGTGTCTGGGTGTCAAACATGGTATCAGATACGGGTCGGCTAGTTAAAAGGAGTGTACGTGCTACTAAACTAAATCTCGGCAGCTGTTAATCTTTTACAGGTTGATATGAAAGCATTTTGAGGAGTACACGGATCGCTCCACCCAAAACAAATCTTCACCGTCGATTAATCTAATCTCACATTCCACGTCACCGATCCGTGCCTTCAAAAATCTCACCACCCCAAATAAACCCACTATATATACCCACACTCATTTCCTTCCAAATCACAACACACAATCCATTTCTCTCACTACTCACAAAATAAACCCAACAAACCAAAAACACCAAACCAACCGAAGAAAATGGATTCAACCGGAGGAAAGAAGAAGGGAGCAGCTGGAAGGAAAGCCGGCGGTCCAAAGAAGAAGTCAGTTACCCGGTCCATCAAAGCCGGTCTTCAGTTCCCGGTCGGTCGTATTGGAAGGTACTTGAAGAAAGGCCGGTATGCTCAGCGTGTCGGTTCTGGTGCTCCGGTTTACTTGGCTGCTGTCCTTGAGTACCTTGCTGCTGAGGTATATATACAATTCaactttaattttaatttttccgcctcaatcatttgtttacctctcACAAGTTATTTACAATTGaactttaatttattaattaattttgcGATTGTTTGAATCAGGTATTGGAATTGGCGGGAAATGCGGCACGTGACAACAAGAAGAACAGGATAATCCCAAGGCACGTGCTACTGGCAATCAGGAATGATGAAGAGCTCGGAAAGCTGTTAGCTGGAGTGACAATTGCACATGGAGGAGTGTTGCCAAACATAAACCCAATTCTGTTGCCTAAGAAGACTGCTGAGAAGTCACCAAAGGAGCCGAAATCGCCTTCCAAGGCTGCCAAATCGCCTTCCAAGGCTGCTAAATCGCCAAAGAAAGCTGCTGCTTAAGGAGTGATTTTAAGTTATTTGTGTATGTAATCAagctaattagggtttgggattagtTAGTATGGTTGGTTGTTTAGTGGTATGGTTTTGGAGTCGATTTCTGATCGATTCTGGACTTTTGTATTTGCTCAAGTGTTTCGATTGCAAGTTAGATGATATATGAATTTCAGTTTCTCCGATGCTTCATCGTAATTTCTGTGTCGAATTGTTGTCAATTGCATTTATTCTAGATACTCCTTCCGTCTCAATTTCATcgtttcatcttttttttttttttttttttccataccTTGGCTATTTACGGTTTCATCAGGTATAAGTAACTGGTTAGAGTCATTCTGTAAGTCGAGGATTGCAGCAGAATGCTGAACAGTGCTTGCTTTACTGAAGGTTTTTGTTATGGAATCATGTTATATGAGTTATTCGGAATTTTCAACTCCGTTTCTGCGATTAGTTTGTTGTTTTCTCAGACTGGTATTTTCGGATTGTAGCATAATGCTGAACAGTGCTTGCCTTACAGAACGTTTGCTCTATGCCAAAAGTACGGTCATTTGCTTCTGTTCGTTTGGTTTATCCTCAACTCCTTCCGTCTCAATTTTTTCTacccttttttttttatcaagaTGATTTCATCCTTAGATGTGAACTCTCAGTATGTTTATCGTTGACCGTTCTATCAGTTACCAGTACAGAGTATAACCATACTTTGTTGATATGAGAAGTACAATTTACAAACCTGTTGATATTCCTTCCATACTCCATTGTTTGTAGCATGTGTTTCTGAAAAGAAAGTTCAATCAATTGATATGAGAAGTACCTAGTGATGAATACTCCCTTCTGCATATTTCCAGCAGAATGTGCAAGGGGTGCAACTCACTCCGGAGTATTTCTAGAATTGTAGCTATTAATTTTGATGCTAACTTATTAAGAACTCGTTTCTCTTATGTTTTGGGCTTAATAAAGTCTTGTCAATCTGAACAACTCCATCCGATTTTTATTGCACTCCACGTTCACAATATGAGAGAAATCACTGACATCTGGCATTATTTTTTGATAAAAACTGTAGAAACTACAACATTATACTGGTACTATATATTAAGAGACCTCGACGTTCTAAGGAGGTGTTCAATGTGCAAAAAATGACTTAAATCCTATTAGATAAACATTTCTGTCAACCAACTGTAGCATTGCATTCTTACACCGATATTTCATTAACTGAGGTCCCTCAAATCTGAAAAGTTAGAATTCTCAACTTAAATTCAGGAGGTGCTTGAAATTAATGTTTGAGAGATAATCCGATTAAGGTCTGCAAACTTACCTGTACTGCAGGAGGGAGGCAAACTAGCAGGGCAATGACTGAACTGTAAGCGTAAACGTTTGTGCTATCCATTCCATTCCTGTCTGTCATTCGACATATATTGTTGTATCGAACAAAATTATAGAAAACAAAAGTATCTATCATCGAAATCTAGCATTGTCTGTTTTTAACATTTAGGGGAAAAACCAGGAACTTTTTGATTTTCCGTCTGAACAACCACGTCTGAAGACTAAAGAGTAATTAACAATCACATATACAGGATTAGAATCATGGTATTAAATCTTGGCAGCAGAACATTTTCTGATAGCCCAAGCAATGGCGGATGCAAGTGTAAGCATCGGGGTCCCAGGACACAGGAAAGCTAAAAAAATTGTGTAATTTGTCCAAAATTTAGGCAAATACCTAAAAGTAGCTTTAATATTTTCATACGGACTCCGGAAAGAAAATTTTCTGGATTTACCACTGAATTAAGACTAACATTTCAGTCAGAGAAGCCATTGATACACCAATTCAATCATTTTTGAAAGGGCTACGGCTTTAGAAAATAGCAGAACTATATAAAAAATATTCTGAAAAGAAGAGACCGTGAATTTAGTACCGGTAACAACAGACGCTAATGACAACCGCAGTGGTAAGTGTATATGATGGCTGAGAACAACCTGCAAAGCAGCTGCATTAAAGAATGGCTCCAAGGCTGCATGATTAACTTGATCACAACTTTGCAAATTGGTTAtgcaaaagaataaaataacatTGCAGTATACTGAGATAAAGTACAATTTACGACATTGATCATATTAGCTGATTATAAATTTACCTTTTAACGGTCCATTTACTATAAATTATACTGTAACAAGAAGATTACTCAAATGTCTTAAGAAAGGGTAGAGAGATCAGATTCACGCAGTCTTGCGCCTGTGTTTTTCAGAATTTGGTTCAAGCCGATTCAAATAACAAAAACTGCATTGTAAATTGCACTGACCGATGCTTCAACTTATGAGAAGCAGGGACAGTTTAGCAAGTCATTCTGCTATATCCCGTCATATTCCAAAGCCAAAGAATAGAATCTCACAGCATTTTGAGATACTTACTGCGCATTTGGGTAGACCGAAAGCCCAACTTGCAAGACAGTACACAACCCCAACAAGGAAATGTATAACTGAGATGAAGCTACAAAGAACAACATGccatgagaaaagaaaaaaacagtACTCAAATGAAATTTTGAAGCTCTTCCTACAGGATTTGTTTTTGAAAAAAATGTCTTAAAACACGGTAAGAACTTACTTTCGATATGGGAACTTATTAAGTATATTGAAGATGACATTCAGAAAGTACCATATTAGAAATTTATGAGAAAAAGATAGTAAAATCTGCACATTAAACCGCTGATTTAATCAAAAACAAATCACGGTCTTTCCAGGGTCATATGAGACTGTCTCATATATGACACCAACCAGCAAACCCTATTATCAAATGAGTAGTACTCGAGTATTAACTTGGTCTCATATGTGTGATCGTCTCACTGATAGCATAATGTTCACGGACAATTGAAGGGTCATAAACACACATTGACAAGCATGGCAGCATAAATTAAAGAGCTTTTCTAAACAAAGGTATAACATAAAAACACAACCAAGGACATTATCATGCTACCTTTTTAAGGGATTCAGTGAACCAAGAACAACTCACATGAAGAAAAATCCGGTAACCAAAGCCCGGAAACCTCTCCGAAATTAAAGCTCTTAGATGGAGCAACATTTCTGCAACCAAAACAAGATTATTAGCACAACCCACTAAACTTGCAAGTACTTGAATCATTAATACTTAAAAGAACTAGTCAAAATTTTCGATTAACCCATTATTAAGGTCATGAGTCTCATGATCATCAGTATACGCAGCTAAAACAGTCAATGGAACAGGAACAGGAACAAGAACATATACAGGAttatgattgtgttgctttctcTTCAATATTGGCTAAAAAACTGAAACTTCCGACACATTGCAGGGAAATTCCGCAGGAAACTTGTCTCGAAAAGGCGAAATTCACCAAGTAATGGATCAATGACAGTACTGAAATTCCGAATTCAGAACTTTATAAAAAAGAATGTTCATGGATCTTTAACTTGGAATGGAACCGCTCCTGCACTGCTGCAATTAGTAGCTAATCGTGTGGTAAATGAAAGTACTAATTGCTGCTGTCAAAAAGGGTTGTACTCCTCccatcccaatcatttgtttatctttgattaagaTACGAAAAAGTAAACAAACGAATGAGACGGAGGGAATAAACCCACGATTTAGCTAAACAATGTACTCCAGTACCATCTACATTTGAGAATTGAGAGCAATGCCTGGATTGTGTACTCTACAGCCAAGAGCTGTAGATGTAAGACAGAGGTGATGCAAGTTCGGACCAACCATGGGCAAAAGTCGATAAGATCATGAAGCAGAATCCCGAGACTCTCAATTATGTAATCGTCTGAGTCGAAATAGACCACACCAACCTTATGAATTATTCCCAAAACTTAAGAATTTGGTTTGCGGGTCAATGACACTACGTCTCCTCAGTTCAGCATTTTTTATCCTTTAGGAACCCAGGCATTTTATCAAAGCCTCATGACCGGTGAAAATGAAGTGGCAGCGAAGCATCAAACGTAATTGATTATAGTCTATGAACTGTGGTAATTCCACTCGTTTAGACCGTGAAACTTAATAGAGAACCCATGAATGAAATTTAAGTTGGTTGGGAATGAATGTCCTAAAAAAAAATTACTGATTCTCATCAAGCTTTAAGGAAAAAGCATGCAAAATGTAACTCAGAATATAATTACTGTCTGTTTGGGATTTCACGAAATCCGCCACTCAAGTTTCCGTGGCTTGTAAAAATAAAACAGAGCTTTTGCAGAAAGGGGAGACATGAACAAACAATACAGGAGTTGTGCTGAGACCCGAAAACAAAGCTGGCAATTTGGTCATACTGCTATCAACCACACAAGAATTCAACTACCACAAGTTCACAACTCCCTGGCGCTGGTTGCAGACTAAGGGATCTAAAGCTAAAATTTACACTCAACAAAAGTTCAATGGTGTCAAATCAAATTCAAATCTCACCAAAAGAACAGACTAAAATCAACACGCTGTATTCTGGAATTTGATTTTCCATCTGAATAACCACGTCTGGAGAGTAATTAACGATCACATATACAGGATTAGAATCATGGTACTTAATCTCGACAGCAGAACAGCTTATTTTAGCTACTGTATAAAAGTTTTACAGGCTGCTATGAAAGCATTTTGAGGGGTACCAACCATAATGGAGCACAGCTGAGATAGCCCAAGCAATGGCGGATGCAAATGTACGTGTATTTTGTCCAAAATTTAGGCAAATAAGTAAAAGTAGCTTTAATATTTTCATACGGAATCCGGAAAGAAAACCAGACTAACATTTCATGACCTAGAACTTAAACTGAAGTTTTATACCATTATTATAGCTTATGGTTACAGGTGGAAATTACTCAAATGTCTTAAGAAAGGGCAGTGAGATCAGATTTACACAGTCTTGCGCCTGTGTTTTTGAGAATTTGTTTAAAGGTGATTCAAAAAATACAAACTGCATTGTAAATTGCATAGTTGCTTCGTCTTATGAGAAGCACATACAATCTAGTAAGTCATTTTGCTATATTCCATCATATTCCAAAGCCAAAGAAACGAATCTCATAGAATTTTGAGATACTTACTGCGCATTTGAGTAGACCGAACCCCAACTTGCAAGCCAGTACACAACACCAAAAAGGAAATGTATAACTGAGACAAAGCTACGAAGAACAATTCACGAGAAAATAAAAACAGTAGTCAAATGAAATTTTGAAGCTTTTTCCTGATATACAGGAATTTTATCAAATGAGACGGTCTCATATATGACACCAGCCAACAAATCTTATTATCAAGCGAGCAGTATTAGAGTATTTACTTGGTCTCACATGTGTGACCGTCTCACTGATAGCATAATGTTCACGGACGATTGAAGGGTCATAAACACACATTAACAGGCATGGCAGCAAGAtaattttttgtttaaatccattgaAAATGCTACTTTCCTGAAAGTGAAGGAATATTCCTGCTTTCCTAGTGAAACATTTCCATGCATCATTATACCGTCTCAGACGAGAGTCTACTGAAACAGTAATCTTGGATATTTTTACTATTCGAGATAAACCCTATGTTCTCTTTCTCATCAAATACTCTATGTTATTACAAGGACAGTTCTAATGCTACTGAACTTCGAACTCAGATCACGAGTTCCTTGAGTCTTTAGTTTAACCATAATTTGGATTGGATTAGGATTCTAGCTTTAGTACCAGTCCTTGTCCGTACAGGACTTCAGTCCATACCTAATCTTTCTCTCCTGGCATAACTCGGACCAAATTAAATATTGATTTTATGAATTACAACTACATCAGAACTAGGTTACTGATATCAGGGTGGGTATCAAAATTCTACCTGCAAAATCCGCAAAGTTACAGTTTTTAATCAGGACACAAACTGCTTCTTTTTCCCTCTAAACTTGTTGTATTATGTTAGAACTCTAGTTTAAGAAGATTAATCTTAGATTTTATTATTAAGAGTTTGATGTTGTCTGAGATAACTCCGATACACAAGTATAAATACCTCGTAACCCTCCTTGAATATCTCATAACTCAAACCATCGGATCAATTTATTGAGAATTAGCTTTCACAAATCACAACATAATAATGAAGGGAATTCTCATCTTTTTACCTGTGCTCTTTGCCATTGCTTTCGCCCAAGATCAGTCCGAAGTTGGTATTCACCCAGCATGGTTCTTCGGACCGCCTCATCACCCATTCCTTCCCCATCCTCATCATCACTTCCTCCCGCATCCACACTTTCCCCTACATCCACACTTTCCCCATCTATTTCCACACCCATTCCCAATTCCAAGCCAACCTCCATCTTCCCCTTCTACCCCTTCTGACAGCCAAGAAAACAACTATGACGAGTATTATCAAACCAATACCGATATGAATGACGAGAAAATCCACTTCCCATTCCACGGAATCCCGTTCCATGGATACCATCATCACCCATTCATCCCACATCAGTACTTCATACCACATCCACACTTTCCCCATCGATTTCCACACCCACACCCGTTCCCATTCCCAAGCCAGCCTCCATCTTCCCCTGCTACCCCTTCCGATAATCAAGAAAACAACGACGACGAGCAAATCAACACCGATATCAATGACGAGAAATTCCGATTCCCATTCCACCGATTCCCGTTCCATGAACACCATCATCCCCTGTTCCCACCTCACTTTCCCGTACATCCACACTTTCCACATCGGTTTCCACACCCGTTCCCATTCCCAAGCCAGCCTCCATCTTCCCCTGCTACCCCTTCCGACAACCAATGATTTCCATTCCTTCTTGATGACTCAGGAAGATTTCAATCAGTTACTTCCTAATGCTGTTCAACTCTTCAAAACGTCGAAGCTTCTTGCGGCGCTCCATCCCCTTTCAAGTTAATATTATGTCATAGTTCAGAATAAATATATGTTTGTTGATAGTATTCATCAACATAGAATTAGCAGTCCATAGTTTTACTGTTTACAACCTAGAATTATATCATTATGCTATATAGAAGTTAGTCATATGGAGAAGTAGCACAGTCTACAGTtccattattttttatttatatcaataaatattactccgta
This region of Silene latifolia isolate original U9 population unplaced genomic scaffold, ASM4854445v1 scaffold_160, whole genome shotgun sequence genomic DNA includes:
- the LOC141638018 gene encoding histone H2A-like yields the protein MDSTGGKKKGAAGRKAGGPKKKSVTRSIKAGLQFPVGRIGRYLKKGRYAQRVGSGAPVYLAAVLEYLAAEVLELAGNAARDNKKNRIIPRHVLLAIRNDEELGKLLAGVTIAHGGVLPNINPILLPKKTAEKSPKEPKSPSKAAKSPSKAAKSPKKAAA